A region of Prochlorothrix hollandica PCC 9006 = CALU 1027 DNA encodes the following proteins:
- a CDS encoding NAD(P)H-quinone oxidoreductase subunit F: MVPFPCPYPSDWLTVPALGDDLLFGQLTSPALNLTASSLGHFLVQSAWLIPCYALMGTVLAALWSPGWIRRTGPRPAGYLNLLMTFIALSHSSLALVQVWGKPAQVFSWSWLQAAGLNVTIDIKISALTLGAMVLITGLNLLAQLYGVGYLEMDWGWARFYTVVGLFEAGMCALVLCNSVFFSYFILEILTLCTYLLIGVWYNQSLVITGARDAFLTKRIGDLILLVGVVALLPLSGTWNYDELAQWATSGAANPQVLTGISLALIAGPLGKCAQFPLHLWLDEAQEGPLPATILRNSVVVATGAWVLIQLQPVLACVPLAQTVMVTIGAATALGTSLIAIAQVDVKRVLSYAVSAFMGVVFIAIGTGQTELAHLFLLTYALAMALLVMAIGTVIYNNITQDLTQLGGLWGRRPIPGLAFLLGSVSLVALPPFGNFWPLAQLVQNLWIQDPKVALVVIAVNSLTALSLMRVFVQIWGGKPTQMTCRSPEVLWPMIIPLTVMVGLALHIPIILYQWQLLPASLDFSANSTISLVVATGLGLITGAAIYLSPAIPKPVSLPLPYVQEFFAKDFYAADLYRYTVVAIVAFTSQAISLIDRYIVDGLVNLVGLVTMVLGQTLKYNTSGRTQSYTLTIVVALVTIGLLILWPLLQLLIISNP, translated from the coding sequence ATGGTTCCATTTCCCTGTCCTTATCCCAGCGATTGGCTGACAGTCCCGGCCCTAGGCGACGACCTCCTGTTCGGTCAACTCACCAGCCCCGCCCTCAATCTCACCGCCAGTTCCCTGGGTCATTTCCTCGTCCAATCAGCGTGGCTGATTCCCTGCTACGCCCTGATGGGTACAGTGCTGGCAGCCCTCTGGTCTCCCGGCTGGATTCGTCGTACCGGACCACGGCCCGCCGGTTACTTGAATCTGCTCATGACCTTCATCGCCTTGAGCCACAGTAGCCTTGCCCTGGTGCAGGTCTGGGGGAAACCGGCCCAGGTTTTCTCTTGGAGTTGGCTCCAGGCTGCCGGCCTGAATGTGACCATTGACATCAAGATCTCGGCCCTGACCCTGGGGGCTATGGTGCTGATTACGGGACTCAACCTCCTCGCCCAGCTTTATGGGGTGGGGTATCTGGAAATGGACTGGGGTTGGGCCAGGTTCTACACCGTTGTCGGCCTATTTGAGGCGGGAATGTGTGCCCTAGTCCTCTGTAACTCCGTTTTCTTTAGTTATTTTATCTTAGAAATCCTAACCCTCTGTACTTATCTCCTGATCGGTGTTTGGTATAACCAGTCCCTGGTGATCACCGGGGCACGGGATGCTTTCCTGACCAAACGGATCGGTGACCTGATCTTACTGGTGGGGGTGGTGGCCCTGTTGCCCTTGTCCGGTACCTGGAACTATGACGAACTGGCCCAGTGGGCAACCTCTGGGGCGGCAAATCCCCAAGTCTTAACCGGCATCAGTTTGGCCTTGATTGCGGGTCCCTTAGGTAAATGTGCCCAGTTTCCCCTCCATCTCTGGCTGGATGAAGCCCAGGAAGGACCGTTGCCCGCCACCATTCTCCGGAACTCGGTTGTGGTCGCCACGGGTGCTTGGGTCTTGATCCAGCTACAACCGGTCTTGGCCTGTGTGCCCTTGGCCCAAACGGTGATGGTGACCATCGGTGCGGCCACGGCCCTGGGGACCTCTCTGATTGCCATTGCCCAGGTGGATGTGAAGCGGGTCTTGTCCTATGCCGTCAGCGCGTTCATGGGGGTGGTGTTCATCGCCATTGGTACGGGTCAAACTGAATTAGCCCACCTCTTTTTGTTGACCTATGCCCTGGCCATGGCCCTGTTGGTGATGGCGATCGGTACCGTTATTTACAACAACATTACCCAGGATTTAACCCAATTGGGGGGTCTTTGGGGTAGGCGACCCATTCCCGGCCTTGCCTTCCTCCTGGGCAGCGTTAGCTTAGTGGCCTTGCCTCCTTTCGGTAATTTCTGGCCCCTAGCGCAGTTAGTCCAGAACCTTTGGATCCAAGATCCCAAGGTGGCCCTGGTGGTCATTGCGGTTAACAGCCTGACAGCTTTGAGTCTGATGCGGGTGTTTGTCCAGATTTGGGGCGGAAAACCCACCCAAATGACCTGCCGATCGCCGGAGGTGCTGTGGCCCATGATTATCCCTCTGACGGTGATGGTGGGTCTTGCCCTACATATCCCCATTATTCTCTATCAATGGCAGCTTCTGCCCGCTAGTCTTGACTTTTCGGCTAATTCCACGATTTCACTAGTGGTTGCCACTGGCTTAGGCTTAATCACGGGAGCCGCCATCTACCTGTCCCCCGCCATTCCCAAGCCAGTGAGCTTGCCCCTGCCCTATGTACAGGAGTTCTTTGCCAAGGACTTCTATGCGGCGGATCTCTACCGCTATACGGTGGTGGCGATCGTGGCCTTTACCTCCCAGGCCATTAGTCTGATCGATCGCTACATTGTCGATGGGTTGGTCAACCTCGTGGGCCTGGTGACCATGGTTCTGGGCCAGACGCTGAAATACAACACTTCGGGCCGCACCCAAAGCTACACCCTGACGATCGTGGTGGCCTTGGTCACCATCGGCTTGCTCATCCTCTGGCCCCTGCTACAACTGCTCATTATTTCCAACCCCTAG